In a genomic window of Chryseobacterium sp. G0162:
- a CDS encoding T9SS type A sorting domain-containing protein, with translation MKKIYLSACTVCTVLGMSAQEVLWQKDIQSTTQDFLSQVTTTIDQQYLITGSSIQSDKLQQGNKQNNGYDFHLVKLNQQGEQAWEKYFSGQNHDYLSATVSTQDGGFLLARTSYSGKGLDKKDDSKGGSDIWLIRINEFGDELWQKTLGTSSDEEAKSVIQTTDLGFFVAGNVQNSSKGYGSKDVWITRLDKDGKELSQLILGGKGLDEVEKMIPTKDGGALLGIYSRSSEVRDMGSGARTREEKSLGEQSVSPTAISQKPKASSNFGEGDYWIVKLDKNGKVEWEKNFGGKGDDHIRTLALISNGYVIGGESRSERSGNKTVGIEEGTDLWIIALNERGDEQWQKSYNFKNRDILMGMSVIQSQDTNQDITKGILLGGYTQAEGRIEKDDETFWMLYLDSNGNEQWRKHITGESRQKEERLSDLKLNRDGSIVLAGTSAKELGKENWKIVKLGDKQVSDLIAKYEMKIYPNPVSDYAYVEIGFNFKEADIMLYDMSGRQLQNFKTKNRVTKMNTQALVQGTYLVTIKTDNNKTANAKLIKK, from the coding sequence ATGAAAAAAATTTATCTCAGTGCATGTACTGTATGCACGGTTCTGGGTATGTCTGCTCAGGAAGTACTCTGGCAGAAAGACATTCAATCCACTACTCAGGATTTTCTAAGTCAGGTGACTACGACCATCGATCAGCAGTATCTTATTACAGGCAGCTCTATACAGAGCGATAAACTCCAACAAGGCAATAAACAAAACAACGGCTATGATTTCCATCTGGTGAAGCTGAATCAGCAGGGAGAACAGGCTTGGGAAAAGTATTTCTCAGGACAAAATCATGACTATTTATCCGCAACAGTAAGCACTCAGGATGGAGGATTTCTCTTAGCCAGAACTTCTTATTCAGGAAAAGGACTCGATAAAAAAGATGATTCCAAAGGTGGTTCCGATATTTGGCTCATCCGGATTAATGAATTCGGTGATGAATTATGGCAGAAAACATTGGGTACTTCTTCTGATGAGGAAGCTAAATCTGTTATTCAAACGACAGACTTAGGCTTTTTTGTCGCCGGAAATGTCCAGAACTCTTCCAAAGGCTATGGTTCCAAAGATGTCTGGATAACCAGGCTCGACAAAGACGGTAAAGAACTTTCTCAATTGATATTAGGCGGAAAAGGCTTAGACGAAGTCGAAAAAATGATTCCAACCAAAGACGGTGGAGCTTTATTAGGAATTTATTCCAGAAGTTCTGAGGTTCGTGATATGGGTTCAGGAGCTAGAACCCGCGAAGAGAAGTCTTTAGGTGAACAATCTGTTAGTCCAACAGCCATTAGCCAAAAGCCAAAAGCCAGCAGCAACTTCGGCGAAGGCGACTACTGGATTGTCAAACTGGATAAAAATGGAAAAGTAGAATGGGAAAAGAACTTTGGAGGTAAGGGAGACGACCATATTAGAACCTTGGCATTAATATCAAATGGTTATGTTATTGGTGGTGAATCCCGATCCGAACGATCAGGAAACAAAACAGTAGGTATTGAAGAAGGTACGGATCTATGGATCATTGCTCTTAATGAAAGAGGCGATGAGCAGTGGCAAAAGTCCTACAATTTCAAAAACCGTGATATTCTGATGGGAATGAGTGTAATACAGAGTCAAGATACGAATCAAGACATCACCAAAGGAATTTTATTAGGCGGTTATACCCAGGCCGAGGGAAGAATCGAAAAAGATGATGAAACCTTCTGGATGCTTTATTTAGACAGCAACGGGAATGAACAATGGAGAAAACATATAACAGGAGAATCCAGACAAAAAGAAGAGCGGCTTTCAGATTTGAAATTAAACAGAGATGGTTCTATTGTATTAGCTGGGACCAGTGCCAAAGAACTGGGAAAAGAAAACTGGAAGATTGTAAAGCTGGGTGACAAGCAGGTCAGTGATCTGATTGCCAAATATGAAATGAAGATCTACCCGAATCCGGTATCAGACTATGCCTATGTAGAAATCGGTTTTAATTTTAAAGAAGCAGATATTATGCTGTATGATATGAGCGGAAGACAGCTTCAGAACTTTAAAACCAAAAATAGAGTGACTAAGATGAATACCCAGGCTTTGGTACAAGGCACCTACTTAGTAACCATAAAAACAGATAATAACAAAACAGCAAATGCAAAGCTGATTAAGAAATAA